The DNA segment AAATACCAAGAGTACCAATACTATTTTGAAATTTTCTGATAAATATCATGTCTATCATGCCATTAAATTGAGTGATTATAATGTGGGTAGGACAGGCGTCTTGCTTACGCTGCCATTGTATATGGCGTTCCAATCAGGAATTGCAAAAGAGTGTTCAGGAAAGTCCTGAGCCATGGAAGGCAGAGCCTCGGCGAAGCCGGGCGTACGACCGAAACCGTGAGTGGGCGAAGCTAGTAATCCGTGAGTGTTTAACAATTTAAAAATGATGTATGTAACATGCCAATATTTTACAAATTATCTCAGGATAAGCGTTTGACAAGTGCAACTAAAGGGAAGTGGTTCGGTCGTTCAATCGTAACGAACATGATCGACACTAACGGCCTTGCAGAGATCATGCAGCGTAACTGTACGGTGAAGAAAAGTGATATCCTAGCGGTACTTGCAGAGCTTGTAGAGACCATGACCGACCAGCTTCAGCAGTCAGCTCGTGTGAAACTGGACGGTTTCGGCAGCTTCAAGATAGGAATCAAGGGCACGGGCAGTGCAACTGTGAAGGATTACTCGGTAGCAAAGAACGTGAAAGGCCTTCGCGTGAACTTCCAACCGGAACGTTCTACCGACAGCAACGGTACCCGTAACAAGAAATTCCTTGAGGGTGCGACTGTCACCGAAGCTCCAAAAAACGCAGTTGTAGCAGAGAAAACGACTAATCCGTAAGAGGATATAGAAGGAGAAGAGAGCCGCAGGTGAAGAAGAATAACCTGCGGCTCTTTACTTTTTCAGGTGAAGAATGTTGACTTGTTGCATCTTAAAGGAGGAACAAATATGAGTAAGATTCTAACCTCCACCTGGAGCCTTATTTTGAAGATCGTGATCACCGTGGCAACAGCCGTGCTCGGTGTGATCACCGGCAGCTCATTCTCTTCGTAGGGGAGGGAGCCTCTGTGAAAGGGAATAAAAGATTTACGTAGAAAACTGAACAATTGCATGTCTGTTCGGTAATTAATAAATCTATTCGCCGAAAAAAAACGGCGAATAGATTGTTTATTCGCCGAAAAGTTGTATTTTTGCAAAAAACATAGTTATGTATTTGCACGAAAGAA comes from the Xylanibacter oryzae DSM 17970 genome and includes:
- a CDS encoding smalltalk protein, whose product is MSKILTSTWSLILKIVITVATAVLGVITGSSFSS
- a CDS encoding HU family DNA-binding protein, with protein sequence MPIFYKLSQDKRLTSATKGKWFGRSIVTNMIDTNGLAEIMQRNCTVKKSDILAVLAELVETMTDQLQQSARVKLDGFGSFKIGIKGTGSATVKDYSVAKNVKGLRVNFQPERSTDSNGTRNKKFLEGATVTEAPKNAVVAEKTTNP